Part of the Photobacterium sp. DA100 genome is shown below.
CATGCCCAGCGATAAGCGACTTACTACGCTTTCCGAGCACCTCCAGCAGCACCCAGAAGAGCCAAGGGACATCGAGCAGCTCGGCGAGCTCGTTGGTTTGTCAGGACGAAGTGTCAGCCGGCTATTCAAGCAGCAAACCGGACTGACCTTCCAGCAGTGGCGCCAGAGGGCGAGACTGTTAGAAGCATTGAACAAGCTGGAGTCGGGCCATGCCGTCACCCGCGTCGCCCTAGAATGTGGTTACGACTCCGTGTCTGCGTTTGTTTCTATATTCAAAAAACAATTTGGTGTGACCCCGGGAAAATACCTGCGCCGAGAATAACGATTCGCTCGCGGCCATTGCGGCAGCCAACTAGTGCAAACACGCTATTCGTATTAGTCTTTAAAGACCTTACAGTAAAAGGCGCTGACAATGACGACCAGCAAGGAAATCCATTGGCCTGAATATTACCACCCAAAGAATGCGCAATTGCATGTCAGAAACAAAACGCTCATTTCCGCCGAGGCCGAAACCATCTGGTCATGTCTCATCCATGCCCCATGCTGGCCGCAATGGGGACGAGCCCAAACCTCGGTTCAGATCCTCAATGGCGATGGTGTGGAGCTGCACAAGGGCACAATCTTTCGCTGGAAAGCCCGCACCCTGCACTTTGATTGTACGGTGGTAGAGTATCTCCCCCATAAGCGGATCGCCTGGAAAGGCAAATGCGGTGATGTCGACATGTACCATGCTTGGCTGCTGGAGCCCACCGACAAGGGCTGCCTTATCTTGACTGAGTCGACCCAACGCGGCGGCATGACTTGGCTGACCAAGTTTTTCACCAGCCGCAATATCCATTCCTACCACCGCAGATGGCTGGATGAACTCAAGCAGCAACCAGAGTGCAAAAAACACAAAAAACAAGACTAACAATGGCCGAGATACACAAACTCGATATTGAATAGCAGCCGTCTGAGTTTAATCCAGAGAAGGTTTGTCAGTTGAGCCTTTTTCTACCTGCATTCAGCAACATATCATAGAAACATTTTGCTGCCGGGCCTGTTTTCACGCCTTTGGGTAAAGTCAGGTGCAACGGCACTTGATAACGTTCGGCGTTTTCTATGCTGAGTACTACCATGCTGTCACCAGCACGGCTTTTTACGATGTGCTCTGGTAAACGACAGAATCCCACCCCCTGCTCAACGGCTCGAAAAGCATGGTCGAAATTATCGACCGTGATTCGCTGGCGAGATTTCAACCAGCCAATATCTTGCTTACTGTTTCTATCACGTTCACCGCCTAAATCACGGACCACAATCTGGCTGGTGGTAGAGAGATCGCCAAAGCAAAGTGACGTTTTTTGTGCCAGAGGATGATGTGTAGCGATAACTGGAACCATGGAAATCACCCCAAAAGCTTCAGCAGGGTAGTTGGTAACCGGCAGATTAATGATAGCGATGTCCGCTTGCTCGCTAGTAACCATTTCTTGGGTCTTAGACAGCGAGGTTTCCACAACCTGAATCGACGTCGTGCTGTTTTGCGACAAGTATTCCGCCATCGGGTGATATAGCCATGCCGGATCACAAAGGTGATCGATAGCAATCGTGATTTCAGACTCTATCCCTTTGGCTATCTGTTCGCTCATCACCTCCAAATCACGCGCCTGCTCAAGCATGGCATTGGCCCTGCGCAGTAACGCCTGCCCCTCCTCCGTGAGAACGGCCCTTCGCTTTTGCACTTCTACCAATGAAACCCCTAATTGTTCTTCGAGTTTTTTCACCGCATAGATAAGCGTGGTATGGCTTTTGTTCAAGTTGGTGGCCGCTGCCTGAATACTGCCAGCACGATCAATCTCCTGCAGCGTCAGCCATTGATCGAGAGTGGTCTTTAATCTCATATGTCTAAATATTCCACATTTACCCGCAATATTATGAACTTTTCTGTTGGTTTTTTATAGATCAGAATGATCCCACAATTTAAAACGAAGCCGATGAAGCTGGCTTGTTCCAATGTGGAGATATAACAATGGCGAAACTACTACAGGTTGATTTTGAGTTTAGCGGTCCGTTTGGTAAAGAACTGTCCAGTGCATTAGCTGGCCTTGCCGAGTCAATTAACAATGAACCGGGCATGATCTGGAAGATCTGGACAGAGAGTGAAAACGATCAGCTAGGTGGCGGTATCTATCTGTTTGAAGACCAAGCGAGTGCACAGACATACCTAGATATGCACACAGCTCGTTTACAGCAAATGGGGATCAATAAAGTTCGGGGGAAGATTTTTGACATCAACCAACCGCTAACCTCAATAAATGAAGGCCCGGTCAATCAGTGAGGCAACGATGAACAACAAAACCTTTTTAACTCTGCATGGCGCAATTTACCTCGTCTTTGCCCTGGCGCTGTTCTTTGTACCTGGCCTAATGTGGCCAATGTATGGTGTCGAGCTCAATGACCAATATGCGTATTTCCTCTCGCAGCATACCAGTATCTTTCTCGGCGGAATCGCCGCAGTCAGCCTGATGCTCAGAGACATTGCGCCCAGTGCAGTGGCAAGAAGACTGTTTGCCGCTTTACTGGTCAACAACGCTCTCGGTGCCATAATTACTGTTTATGCTGGCGTTAAAGGGATATTTACTGGCTTCGGCTGGAGCGATCCCGCTTTCTTTACCCTGCTTTCAGTACTGAGCTACCTACAACTGAAAAAACAGTAGGCTATCACCCTCGTTGCCGAGCACATATGCTCACAGCATAAACGCTTTGACCATCGAACCCACTACCTTTTCGGTAGTGGGCAGCCCCAAGGAGACAGCGGTTCGCAAGCAAGAGTAACACCTTCACCATCATCGGTACTTGCAAGCATTATTTAAGATGAAGAAGGCTTCAGCGCCAGCACCTCATCAATATCACTTGCGCTGTGGCGTTCTGCCACCTGCTCCCACTCTTCCCCCCAGGTGCGGTTGACCATTCGGCCCCGCTGGACAGCTGGACGAACCTCGATTTCTTTCGCCCAACGTACGACATGGGTGTACTGCTCGACTTGGAGAAATTCCGCCGCATCATACAGCTTGCCAAGCACCAGATTGCCATACCACGGCCAGATTGCCATATCGGCGATAGAATACTCATCACCGGCCACAAAGGCGTTGTCTGCAAGCTGCTTGTCGAGTACATCAAGCTGGCGCTTGGCTTCCATGGCAAAGCGATCAATTGGATATTCAAGTTTCATTGGCGCATAGGCATAGAAATGGCCAAAACCGCCACCGAGATATGGTGCAGAGCCCTGTAGCCAGAACAGCCAATTCATCACCTTTGTTTTGGCGTCGAGCTGTTGGGGAAGGAAATGGCCAAACTTCTCAGCCAGATAAAGCAAGATTGCCCCAGACTCAAACACATTAATCGGCTTTTCTACCGAGTAGTCGACCAGCGCGGGAATTTTAGAATTGGGGTTGACCTCGACAAACCCAGATGAAAACTGCTCACCATCGCCGATGCGCACCAAATGCGCATCATACTCGGCTTCTGATACCCCAGCAGCCAGCAACTCCTCCAGCATGATGGTGACCTTCTGGCCATTCGGCGTACCCATCGAGTAAAGCTGCAAGGGGTGAGAGCCGATAGGCAAATCCTGCTCATACCTGGCCCCTGCATCAGGCCGGTTGATACTCGCCCACTCTCCCCCATTTTCATTGTCGTACGTCCATACTTCAGGCGGGTTATATTCAGCCCCCATACGCTCATCCTCGCTTGCTTAATAGCACAACACCCAACTCAGCAATATCACCGCAACCGCCGCACCATTTGCCGTCGCTTAACACAACCGTTGGCCAAGTGTTTAGCATAACGCAAAACTCTTGATTTGCTATCCGCAGTCAAAGCGATTGAGAGACTCGGCTTTAACAAACAAACACCAGCCGACAACATGTGAAATGAGATTTGATTCTGAGGAAGATAAGTATAGTTGCATCCCTTTTATGATATACTTTCAGCCCTTTAGCAAATCGAATAAGCAAGTTTCACCATGGCAAATATCAGAGATGTCGCAAAAGAAGCCAATGTTTCCGTCGCTACTGTTTCTAGGGTAATCAACAGGCTGCCACACACTAGCAAGACAGCGATTAAAGCGGTTAATGAGGCGATGAAAAAGCTTGGCTATAACCCGACAGAAAAAAGCAAGTCTTCCAATGCCCACTCTGCGCATTCCATTGGTGTCTTAGTTGCCGATGTATCGAATTCATTTTATGGTTTGATGGTAAAAGCGGTCGATAAAGTGGCAAGGGAGCAAAAGCGCCAGATCCTCATCAGCCATGGTTACCATAATGCAGACTATGAGCGTGAAGCGATAGAACTGCTGGTTAAAAATCGCTGTGAATCTCTCGTTGTGCATGCCAAGGGCTTAAGTGATGAAGAACTCATCAAGTTTGCCGATCAAATCCCTGGCTTGGTGATCATCAACCGTCATATACCCGCCATAGCCGACCGTTGTATTTCACTCGATAATGTCAAAGGCAGCTATCAAGCAGTGAGCTACCTTATTCAGCAAGGCCATAAGAATATTGGCTATCTTGCATCAAGCCATAACATTGATGATTCCATTGACAGAAAAGCAGGCTTTAGACAAGCGCTGGTAGATAATAACCTCAAGTACTCCGATGCCTTAGTTGTGTCAGGCGAGCCCGATGAAGCCGGAGGAGCGGAGGCGATGAGTAACCTGCTCGCTAAGAACCTGCCAATTACTGCAGTAGCAACCTACAACGATTTTATGGCCGCCGGCGCTATTTCAGTCCTGAGAGCCAATAATATTCGTGTGCCGGAAGACATCTCAATTATCGGTTATGACGATGCCGGAATTGCGACCTACCTTCAGCCACAACTGACAACAGTCCGCTATCCAATTCAAATCATGGCTGAGCAAGCAGCGATGCTGGCAATCGAGTTGGCATCAATGCAAACGCCCGATGATGCGGCAAACAATGTCTATATTCCGACCTTAGTTCCAAGAGACTCTGTCGCCAAACAATAAAAAAAGTCCGCTATTTGATAGCGGACTTTTTATTAACTGGCAGTACTAGTGGTTATAGCGTTGCCACGAAAGTGACTGTCGAACGCGGAGGTACGACATACTCGGCGTCTTTCTTCGCCAGGGCGACTTCTTCGAGATCGTATTCCTTGTTCGTTACGTAAGTTGTCAGTTGGCTGATTTTGGCCTCGTTGCCAATATCAAGATCCACACCTTCCGCTGTATCTCCCATATTGACCATCACAACGACCAACTCTTTGCCTTGTGGTGAAAGATAGGCTGACGCCATAAGCCCTTTCAAATCATCATAGCCACCAAGCTCCACTCGTTGATAGCCTGGACGGATGAATCGGCTGTAGTTACCCACAGTCCACATCATTTTGGAATCTTGAACCGTATTAGCATCAAGCGAAGGCGCAATTTTCACCATACCATCTTTATAATCGTAAGGGGTCAGACCCAGCCACCAATGCCAAGCCGATGCATTCAACCTGGTTAGGTCGCGGTGAATGATCCTGCCGACATGCAATGCGTAGTCCATGTCATTGACATCAAAACCATGACCGTCAAAATCACGGACGCCGCCCGCGCCGCCAAGAATACTCATTTCACTCATCCAGATTTGGGCATCTGGCGATACTGCCTTGACGTTGTCGTAGGTCATATCACGCAGTTTACCGAGGCGATCTGACCAACCATCAGAGAAATAGCCATGCAACGAGATCTGGTTGCCGATAATATCGCGGATTTCCTCATCACCAAGTAATTCATCAATATAGTTGCGGTATAAACCGACCCCACGAGAATTCATTCCATTGGTCTGCGATGAGCCATTAAAGTTGCGTTTATAGGAGTCGCGCAATGCCGCGGTGTATTCCACAACCTCACCACCATCGATATGGATATCGGCACGCAGCCCTGCATCGGTTAGCTTCTTATCCAAGCTTCGATAAACCGCTTTCACTTCCTTCATGTTATAGCGGTTCCCCTCTTGGGTTTGCCCCTCCCATTCCCATGTTGGCTCGTTAATCGGACTGATATAGTTCACCGGCACGCCCACTTCATCACTGCGAAGGTAAGTCAGCACATCAACAAGGAAGTCTGAAAAATCATCAACATGCTCTGGTTTTAGGTTTGTTGAACCCACACCATCTGCCGCTGTCGGGTGCGCCAGGCCATTTTTGGTCAAGTAATACGGTGGGCTATTTGAAAACGCGATAAAGTTATTCACGCCCCGCTGGTGAGCCTCTTGCATGAAGCGGATTTGACCTCGCTGCTTAGTTGGGTCGATCTCACCACCTTGCTCAGGAACGAGTAGCTCGGCCCGACGTAATGGGTCACGGATGAAGCTCTCCGCGCCCTGCTCTGCACTACCTGCACCGATATTAAAACGCCATGCTGATAAGCCAATACCTTTATCAGTGGAAAACAACATATCAGCTAGGTTAGCAATCGCCTGTTCATTGCCTTCAGACTGCCATTTGTTAATCGCAGGGTTGATAGACCAGGCATCCGACGCTCCGAAACTGTGGATGGTCTGCTTAGTGTCATTAATATCAATATCGAGCGTTGAAGCAAAGCCAGGTGCAGACAGTACTGAAGCAACTGCCATGGACAATAATAATTTTTTCATTTTTTATCTCGGGTACTATTTATTTTCAATGAAGAGCATCATGTATTAAAAGCTACGACGATAGGCCAACTTTACGAAAAAGTAGTCATCCGTCCACTGCTGCTGATTCCAATCATTCTCGAAGTTCTCTTTATCTTCCGTTTGATAATAGGTTTCAAATAATAGTTTTGATTTATCGTCGAGCTTATAATCTCCCCATAAACCAGCACGTATTCTCAGCTCATCCTTATTCCCGTAGCCCACACTTTCGGCTTCACGATGGAACGTGTAGCGCACAAAAGGGGTTAATGTCAGATCATTGAATCTTTGGGTATAATTTACGCGTAGCTGCCATTCAACTCGCTTATTTTCTTCCCAGTACCGATTATCATCACCATAATCATTCTGCTTGCTTACTTCACTGTATAGCGTTGTTTGTAACGTTTTATCCCAAGACAGATGGGTGCGCAGGCCAAAATCTAGCTCATGGTAGTAGTCCCAGTAGTCCTCTCTGCGATCGTTATTGGCAGGATCTTGGCAACCGTTCTCACCGACACAATCCTCTCCTCGAGGGCGATTGTGGGTGCCGACAGGAGCAATAAACCCGTCAAGGATCAGTTCGTAGTCCTCGGCTAGGCGATACGCCATGTTATTGTAGAATCTATATTCGGTACGACGCGTATCATTGGCATACATCTCGTTACGTATTTGAAATTTCGGTCCCCACCAAAGACCAATATCTTCGTACCATTCAGACAAGCCAATTGCTAGATCCTGACGGGCACGGTTATTCCAAGTTCGCTCATCACTCTGGTCCATATGACGATAACTAAAGTTAGCGTATAAAAACAACGATGAATCATCGACTGGATTAAATTCGAAGGCAACGTATGGCACATGGTTCGTACGCTGAGGCTGGTCCCCCCAATCTTCATATTCACTACCGATTTCAACATAAGCCGAATATGCAGATGTCGATGCAAGTAACGAAGCACAAGCTAAAAGTGTAGGGCTACTAAGGTGTTTCATAATTTTCCCTTTATATTGTTATTTATACTGCTGTAATTTTTTCAACGACCATACGCTGGTATTCGCCGTTTAACTTATATGTTTTGACGTAGATAAATGCACTCATTGCGACCAACAATGTCGGAATACCAATCATCAAGATGCGCAAGCCAAGAATTGTTTCAGCTGCCTGCTCAACATTCGGAACGTAGCCAATCATGGTAAGTCCGATACCCACGAAAAAGCCTGACAGGGCCCCGGCGAATTTCACCAACATAGTCTGAACCGAGAAGATAATACTTTCGCTGCGGTGGCCAGTTTTATACTCACCATAATCCACAACATCTGCCAGCATAACCGTTGAAAGACCATTGGATAGACCGCCACCGAATTTCAATGCCGCACCGGCGACACCAACCAAAATGCCATTTTCTGGCGCGAACAGGCCAGTAAAAATAAGTACTACGCTACAGAGCATTGGGAAGCCACATGCCACCAACCACATATGCTTTCGATTAATGATGTTACACAAGCGAGGGAATAAAAATACACCGGCAATTTCAGCCACACCCGAAAGTAGTGCAAACATCGGGAATAAGTCTTCTCGACCAATAGCATAAGTAAAGTAGTAAATAGCAAATCCACCAACCAGCTGGATGGCAATATTAAAACTTAAGACAACGCCGATGAGAGATTTAAGCTGGTCGTTTTCACTAATAATCTTCTTCACATCATGAAGACTAAATTTTTCGGTGGTAACTTTTTTATCTTTTATGACTTCTTTGACATTAAAGAAAGTAATGAGCGCACTGGCAATAAACGCAACGACAATTGCAAGACTCAAGTATAAAAAGCCACTGCCTTTGTCTTCACCACCAAAGAAACCAACCACATAGAGGCCATAAGTACCCATTAACATCCAAGCAAAGCTGGCAAACAGGCGCGGCCATACCACCAGCCTTTCACGCTCTGCCCGTTCTTTCGACATGGATGGAATCATCGACCAGTATGGAATATCCATGATGGTATAGGTAATACCCCAGAGTATATAGGTAACCGTGGCGTAGACATATAAAGCCATCCCCTCAAAGTAATGGGTGCTAAACACCATCACCAGAAATACCGAGTTGACTAAGGTGCCAATGACAATCCAAGGCCTAAATTTACCAAATCGTGAACGGGTATTATCTACCACCATTCCCATAATAGGGTCTGTTACGGCATCAACAAACCTGGCGACTAAAAATAGCGTACCGACAAATGCCGCAGGAATACCAGCAACATCGGTATAATAAAACATCAGGAATATATAAATAATCGAACAAGCAAAGTCTTTACCTAAAGCCCCTAAGCCATAAGACACTTTAGTTTTTAACGATATTACGCCTTCAGACATAATGTAACCTTTGTTATATGGATTGAAAATACGCCTGCCTATTTCTAGGCAGGCAGTTTTGTTTATTTATTATTTCAAAGTGATAGCCCACTGATATTCAGGCTGTTCTAGTCGATATTTCGGTAGTACACTCGGCGTCCAAGAATCATCACCGCCAAGCCCCATATGGAAACCATCAATATACACATACAAGCCATCATGCGGCTGAAGCTCGAAGGTATGTTTGGCTTCGGCTAATTGCTGTTGTCCATATTTCGAGACACTGAAATGGAATTGCCCACCAACTTCGACCGTACCAAGCTGCAGGCTGGTACAATCGCAGCGCAACCCATTATCGCTAGGGAAAATATATGGCGTATGCATCTGTGTTAATGGCTGTAGCCAACGGCCAATGTCAGCACTTGCCTTGCGATCCGGGTAATTCTCGTGAGGACCCCGCCCTTGCCACATGACTTGCTCAGGTGCGGTATTCAAGCGCATCACGGCGCCTATACGCGGCATCGGAGGCAAAGCCGGATCCAATTTGACATCAATATTTACTCTCACCTCACCATTCCCGACAAAATGCCATGTCCAGCAGGTAGTGATTAACAAGTTGCCCTTGCTCGAGTAGCCATGATGGGCAATCACTTCACCTCGCTCTGGCAAAACCTCCAGTGACAGACAACGATGGCTCAAGTCAAACAGTCCAGCCTGCTGCCAACGAACCACCCAGGCATTTGGGTCTTGGTAGTCCACTTCACTGATACCGATATCATTATCTATTGGAGCGCGGAAGAAATTGTCAACCAAAGGTGAAAAGAGCTGCGGTACCTGATCCTTCTCCCACTGCGTGAGCAAACCTGTCGATTTACAAATCTCCCAACTCTGCCCTGCCGACATCACTTGCCAGCTTGTCTCTGTTTCGGTAAAAGCAGCATTGCTTGAGCTCTTAGACACGGCAAGTTCACTCGGCAACTTCTTAGGCAGAGCACATTGATGCTGGGCAACCGTATGGTTCGCTGGCGACCAACGGGTTTCACCGCGTTGCACCACCGAAATATCAAGGTAGGCTTGCTGAGACATATCAACAGACTGCTCGGCCAGCACATATTCACCACAGCTATTTGGTGCCAGATGCAAGTCCTGCTCACCCGCTGTAATTACTTCACCTTCGCTATGGATTTTCCATGAAAGGTAATGGTCAGCTGTTGCCACAAATAAGTGCTCGCTG
Proteins encoded:
- the melB gene encoding melibiose:sodium transporter MelB, whose translation is MSEGVISLKTKVSYGLGALGKDFACSIIYIFLMFYYTDVAGIPAAFVGTLFLVARFVDAVTDPIMGMVVDNTRSRFGKFRPWIVIGTLVNSVFLVMVFSTHYFEGMALYVYATVTYILWGITYTIMDIPYWSMIPSMSKERAERERLVVWPRLFASFAWMLMGTYGLYVVGFFGGEDKGSGFLYLSLAIVVAFIASALITFFNVKEVIKDKKVTTEKFSLHDVKKIISENDQLKSLIGVVLSFNIAIQLVGGFAIYYFTYAIGREDLFPMFALLSGVAEIAGVFLFPRLCNIINRKHMWLVACGFPMLCSVVLIFTGLFAPENGILVGVAGAALKFGGGLSNGLSTVMLADVVDYGEYKTGHRSESIIFSVQTMLVKFAGALSGFFVGIGLTMIGYVPNVEQAAETILGLRILMIGIPTLLVAMSAFIYVKTYKLNGEYQRMVVEKITAV
- a CDS encoding monooxygenase; translated protein: MAKLLQVDFEFSGPFGKELSSALAGLAESINNEPGMIWKIWTESENDQLGGGIYLFEDQASAQTYLDMHTARLQQMGINKVRGKIFDINQPLTSINEGPVNQ
- a CDS encoding LysR family transcriptional regulator, with protein sequence MRLKTTLDQWLTLQEIDRAGSIQAAATNLNKSHTTLIYAVKKLEEQLGVSLVEVQKRRAVLTEEGQALLRRANAMLEQARDLEVMSEQIAKGIESEITIAIDHLCDPAWLYHPMAEYLSQNSTTSIQVVETSLSKTQEMVTSEQADIAIINLPVTNYPAEAFGVISMVPVIATHHPLAQKTSLCFGDLSTTSQIVVRDLGGERDRNSKQDIGWLKSRQRITVDNFDHAFRAVEQGVGFCRLPEHIVKSRAGDSMVVLSIENAERYQVPLHLTLPKGVKTGPAAKCFYDMLLNAGRKRLN
- the yghU gene encoding glutathione-dependent disulfide-bond oxidoreductase; translation: MGAEYNPPEVWTYDNENGGEWASINRPDAGARYEQDLPIGSHPLQLYSMGTPNGQKVTIMLEELLAAGVSEAEYDAHLVRIGDGEQFSSGFVEVNPNSKIPALVDYSVEKPINVFESGAILLYLAEKFGHFLPQQLDAKTKVMNWLFWLQGSAPYLGGGFGHFYAYAPMKLEYPIDRFAMEAKRQLDVLDKQLADNAFVAGDEYSIADMAIWPWYGNLVLGKLYDAAEFLQVEQYTHVVRWAKEIEVRPAVQRGRMVNRTWGEEWEQVAERHSASDIDEVLALKPSSS
- a CDS encoding substrate-binding domain-containing protein: MANIRDVAKEANVSVATVSRVINRLPHTSKTAIKAVNEAMKKLGYNPTEKSKSSNAHSAHSIGVLVADVSNSFYGLMVKAVDKVAREQKRQILISHGYHNADYEREAIELLVKNRCESLVVHAKGLSDEELIKFADQIPGLVIINRHIPAIADRCISLDNVKGSYQAVSYLIQQGHKNIGYLASSHNIDDSIDRKAGFRQALVDNNLKYSDALVVSGEPDEAGGAEAMSNLLAKNLPITAVATYNDFMAAGAISVLRANNIRVPEDISIIGYDDAGIATYLQPQLTTVRYPIQIMAEQAAMLAIELASMQTPDDAANNVYIPTLVPRDSVAKQ
- a CDS encoding SRPBCC domain-containing protein — its product is MTTSKEIHWPEYYHPKNAQLHVRNKTLISAEAETIWSCLIHAPCWPQWGRAQTSVQILNGDGVELHKGTIFRWKARTLHFDCTVVEYLPHKRIAWKGKCGDVDMYHAWLLEPTDKGCLILTESTQRGGMTWLTKFFTSRNIHSYHRRWLDELKQQPECKKHKKQD
- a CDS encoding glycoside hydrolase, translated to MKKLLLSMAVASVLSAPGFASTLDIDINDTKQTIHSFGASDAWSINPAINKWQSEGNEQAIANLADMLFSTDKGIGLSAWRFNIGAGSAEQGAESFIRDPLRRAELLVPEQGGEIDPTKQRGQIRFMQEAHQRGVNNFIAFSNSPPYYLTKNGLAHPTAADGVGSTNLKPEHVDDFSDFLVDVLTYLRSDEVGVPVNYISPINEPTWEWEGQTQEGNRYNMKEVKAVYRSLDKKLTDAGLRADIHIDGGEVVEYTAALRDSYKRNFNGSSQTNGMNSRGVGLYRNYIDELLGDEEIRDIIGNQISLHGYFSDGWSDRLGKLRDMTYDNVKAVSPDAQIWMSEMSILGGAGGVRDFDGHGFDVNDMDYALHVGRIIHRDLTRLNASAWHWWLGLTPYDYKDGMVKIAPSLDANTVQDSKMMWTVGNYSRFIRPGYQRVELGGYDDLKGLMASAYLSPQGKELVVVMVNMGDTAEGVDLDIGNEAKISQLTTYVTNKEYDLEEVALAKKDAEYVVPPRSTVTFVATL